In Sphingobacterium sp. PCS056, the following proteins share a genomic window:
- the lipA gene encoding lipoyl synthase yields the protein MIELPVIPATQTQRKPDWLRVKLPVGKEYRHVRGLVDEHKLHTICESGNCPNMGECWGAGTATFMILGNICTRSCSFCAVATGRPKAVELDEPARVANSVKLMQVKHCVITSVDRDDLKDGGSIIWAETINAIRQESPTTTLETLIPDFKGQWENLDRVLAVRPEVVSHNIETVRRLTREVRIQAKYDRSLECLRRISEAGLRTKSGIMLGFGETEADVIETMQDLFNVGVDILTIGQYLQPTKAHHPVVEWITPAQFDVYKEIGLKMGFKYVESGPLVRSSYHAEKHLFDMQ from the coding sequence ATGATTGAACTTCCAGTTATTCCTGCAACACAAACACAGCGTAAGCCAGATTGGTTGCGTGTAAAATTGCCAGTTGGTAAAGAATACAGACATGTAAGAGGCCTTGTAGATGAGCATAAGCTACATACGATTTGTGAGAGTGGTAATTGCCCGAATATGGGTGAATGTTGGGGTGCGGGAACCGCTACATTTATGATTTTAGGAAATATCTGTACGCGTTCTTGTTCATTTTGTGCTGTAGCGACGGGTCGTCCTAAAGCAGTTGAATTGGATGAACCTGCGCGTGTTGCCAATTCTGTAAAATTGATGCAAGTGAAGCATTGCGTCATTACATCTGTTGATCGTGATGACCTGAAGGATGGTGGTTCTATCATCTGGGCAGAAACCATTAACGCTATTCGCCAAGAAAGTCCTACAACGACATTAGAAACTTTAATCCCTGATTTCAAGGGACAATGGGAAAATCTTGATCGTGTACTTGCTGTTCGTCCAGAGGTTGTCTCTCATAATATTGAAACGGTTAGACGTTTAACTCGTGAAGTACGTATACAGGCAAAATATGATCGCTCATTAGAATGTCTCCGCCGTATTTCTGAAGCAGGTCTGCGTACAAAATCAGGTATTATGCTTGGTTTTGGAGAAACTGAAGCAGATGTTATCGAAACTATGCAGGACTTATTTAATGTAGGTGTTGATATTTTAACCATTGGTCAGTACCTCCAACCTACCAAAGCGCATCATCCGGTAGTGGAGTGGATAACACCAGCTCAATTTGATGTATACAAAGAAATTGGTTTAAAAATGGGATTCAAATATGTGGAGTCAGGTCCCCTAGTAAGATCTTCATACCACGCAGAGAAACATTTGTTTGATATGCAATAG
- a CDS encoding Crp/Fnr family transcriptional regulator, whose protein sequence is MTALEHFKSLYSIDDDLTLLFSQIIETKEFHKGDIIFEPGSYLRYIYFIESGFSRIFYFKNNRDITHSFFGSNTFSTGIESVFYQKPSIFGFQALTNCKISLIPFQTIYELSKTNIIVSQIIQKVLLGSVISYSNRFYNTQFQTALERYQLLLTENPELFQNASLGHIASYLGISQQTLSVIRGQLV, encoded by the coding sequence ATGACTGCATTGGAACATTTCAAAAGCCTATATTCGATTGATGATGACTTAACGTTATTGTTTTCCCAAATTATTGAAACCAAAGAATTTCATAAGGGAGATATAATCTTTGAACCGGGTAGCTATTTGAGGTATATCTATTTTATAGAATCGGGTTTTAGTCGTATATTCTATTTCAAAAATAACAGAGATATCACCCATTCTTTTTTTGGATCGAATACATTTAGTACCGGTATAGAAAGTGTTTTTTATCAAAAACCATCTATCTTCGGTTTTCAGGCACTCACCAACTGTAAAATTTCGCTTATACCTTTTCAAACGATATATGAGTTGTCAAAAACAAATATTATTGTAAGTCAGATCATACAAAAAGTGTTATTGGGTTCAGTGATCAGCTATTCTAACCGATTTTACAATACGCAATTTCAGACTGCACTGGAGCGTTATCAACTGCTGTTGACAGAAAATCCTGAGCTTTTTCAAAATGCTTCTTTAGGCCATATTGCCTCTTATCTAGGTATATCTCAACAAACGCTATCGGTTATTAGAGGGCAATTGGTATAA
- a CDS encoding ribonuclease H-like YkuK family protein, whose protein sequence is MTWQKYNGESIKTSIWDAVETNILKEIDLGNKLKVYIGTDSQIKRGTIDFATVIVFLREHRGGFMFVHKDKRTHLMGIKERMLLEVQKSIEVAYELCPLLEQYQVDLEVHADINTNPNFQSNVALKEAMGYIMGMGFVFKAKPESFASTTCANKQVQ, encoded by the coding sequence ATGACTTGGCAGAAATACAATGGCGAAAGCATCAAGACATCTATATGGGATGCTGTTGAAACCAATATCTTAAAAGAAATAGATCTGGGCAATAAACTCAAAGTCTATATCGGAACAGATTCACAAATAAAAAGAGGAACTATCGATTTTGCTACAGTCATTGTTTTCCTCCGAGAACACCGAGGTGGCTTTATGTTTGTTCATAAAGATAAAAGAACTCACCTGATGGGCATTAAAGAGCGCATGCTACTGGAAGTTCAAAAATCAATCGAAGTTGCTTACGAACTATGCCCACTTCTAGAACAGTACCAAGTCGATCTAGAAGTTCACGCCGACATCAACACCAATCCTAATTTCCAGTCAAATGTTGCATTAAAAGAGGCGATGGGTTACATTATGGGAATGGGTTTTGTCTTTAAGGCAAAGCCGGAATCTTTTGCCAGTACTACTTGTGCCAATAAGCAAGTGCAGTAA
- the pnuC gene encoding nicotinamide riboside transporter PnuC, with amino-acid sequence MNAFAKFVSLPAKDTKAMPAIIQQIFQQFAQTTMLEWIGTITGFLCVYLAAKQHILNWPISVISVLTYAYIFYHSKLYGDAVLQLYFLSTAIYGWYYWSKKIREDDKPIVSFTNREMLFTLIIIVILTVLLGTFLQKMTDSDVPYADGFCTAVSFVAQFLMTRKVLQNWLLWIFVDICYIPLYFHKGLLLTAILYFVFAIIAWMGYKDWRVTYRTFML; translated from the coding sequence ATGAACGCTTTTGCTAAATTCGTATCTTTACCTGCTAAAGACACGAAAGCTATGCCTGCAATTATACAGCAGATTTTTCAACAATTTGCCCAGACCACCATGCTCGAATGGATTGGCACCATCACCGGTTTTCTATGTGTCTATCTCGCAGCCAAACAACATATCCTGAATTGGCCCATCAGTGTGATCAGCGTGCTGACCTATGCCTATATTTTCTATCATAGTAAACTATATGGTGACGCAGTACTACAACTCTATTTTTTAAGTACAGCCATTTATGGTTGGTATTATTGGTCTAAAAAAATCAGAGAAGATGATAAACCGATTGTCTCGTTTACAAATCGTGAAATGCTCTTCACCCTTATTATTATCGTCATCCTAACCGTTTTGCTTGGCACTTTTCTACAGAAAATGACCGACTCGGACGTTCCTTACGCAGATGGCTTTTGTACAGCAGTCAGCTTTGTTGCCCAATTCCTAATGACTCGAAAAGTACTCCAAAATTGGCTTCTGTGGATTTTTGTTGATATCTGCTATATTCCGCTCTATTTTCATAAGGGTCTACTGCTCACCGCAATTCTATACTTCGTATTTGCCATCATCGCGTGGATGGGCTATAAGGATTGGAGAGTCACTTATCGTACTTTTATGCTATAA
- a CDS encoding TolC family protein, whose protein sequence is MLVKKISCLILLLPFFHQGISYAQQGISPQLKEPIQKAIQNNSDIKNSYLENQKTLLDQNTVSGKLLPHVTAMGMYGYLHGTGELDLPTKTLPLLGLNLFEGAQKFNASSQIGFAGVNATQVIFSGLQITNGKKALDEKYKAQQLMTEAGYEGLAQEVVQTFDQIMLLKEVDALIADSERRLNKEHLKVIKAIENGLAIPYDRDKIKLAMLELESKKAESQNNRELLYFKLEELTKMPVDSLKLVSYPLELVVVDPVQPAVENRKEMQALASSQRAYEYVLKKEKGARLPQIFAFGSAFYFNAFDTKFKFKDVPLMGDVNLSANHFQLAPGFAVGVGVKWDVFDGNQHRNNIKKANLDLVMNQNKWNDTKDKLLLLQRKTNSDYQLSMKKMAVHEQQIKIANNNLVLASKQFEAGLIDVTERLSAENELYKQSLSFYNQLLVQRIAVLELLKSQGSLYQSLVK, encoded by the coding sequence ATGTTAGTTAAAAAAATTTCATGCTTAATATTGTTATTGCCATTCTTTCATCAAGGGATTTCCTATGCGCAGCAAGGTATAAGTCCGCAGTTGAAAGAACCTATACAAAAGGCAATTCAGAATAATAGCGATATTAAAAATAGTTATTTAGAAAATCAGAAGACGCTTTTAGATCAGAATACTGTTAGCGGAAAATTATTGCCCCATGTGACTGCTATGGGCATGTATGGTTATCTCCATGGCACTGGTGAATTGGATCTCCCAACGAAAACTTTACCATTGCTCGGTCTGAATCTTTTTGAAGGTGCTCAGAAATTCAATGCCTCATCTCAGATAGGATTTGCAGGGGTAAATGCTACCCAAGTAATTTTTAGCGGATTACAGATCACTAATGGCAAAAAAGCTTTAGATGAAAAATATAAAGCACAGCAATTGATGACAGAGGCAGGTTATGAAGGATTGGCACAGGAGGTGGTTCAGACATTTGATCAGATCATGTTATTAAAAGAAGTGGATGCGTTGATTGCTGATTCGGAAAGAAGATTGAATAAAGAACATCTCAAGGTTATAAAAGCAATTGAAAATGGTTTAGCTATACCCTATGATCGTGATAAAATCAAACTGGCGATGTTGGAGTTAGAAAGTAAAAAAGCAGAATCCCAAAATAACCGTGAGCTTTTATATTTTAAATTAGAAGAACTGACCAAGATGCCAGTCGATAGTCTTAAGCTCGTTAGTTATCCGCTTGAGTTGGTTGTAGTAGATCCTGTACAGCCAGCTGTGGAGAACCGGAAAGAGATGCAAGCTTTGGCAAGTTCTCAGCGCGCTTATGAATATGTGTTGAAAAAAGAAAAGGGTGCACGATTGCCCCAAATCTTTGCATTTGGTAGTGCTTTTTACTTCAATGCATTTGATACCAAATTTAAATTCAAAGATGTACCGCTTATGGGAGATGTAAATCTGAGTGCCAATCATTTTCAACTGGCTCCAGGTTTTGCTGTAGGTGTAGGGGTTAAATGGGATGTATTTGATGGTAATCAACATCGCAATAATATCAAAAAAGCAAACCTTGATCTGGTTATGAACCAGAACAAATGGAATGATACGAAAGATAAGCTATTGCTTTTACAGCGTAAAACAAATTCGGATTATCAGTTGTCCATGAAAAAGATGGCTGTCCATGAGCAGCAGATTAAAATTGCCAATAATAATCTTGTTCTAGCATCAAAGCAATTTGAGGCTGGCTTAATCGATGTGACAGAAAGATTAAGTGCGGAAAACGAATTATATAAGCAATCGCTTAGTTTTTACAATCAACTGTTGGTTCAGCGTATCGCTGTTTTAGAATTATTAAAATCACAAGGAAGTCTTTATCAATCACTAGTCAAATAA
- a CDS encoding family 20 glycosylhydrolase, with protein sequence MRFSHSITLVLLAGLLPLNIFAQQNFDLIPKPASLTLAVGTYHIPTHPKIFVSQDFVSASQLLAEHPAIASLTTEIVKKIKKAPKEGIRILKAEDSDKLDKSAYRIAISEKGIVVLAHEVAPVINAIYTLVQLGYLQDDPTQIAALDIEDKPTFSYRGLHLDPSRHFIPFNIMKKFVDIMAIYKFNNLHWHLTDGAGWRLEIKQYPELTKKAAWRTHVKWKDWWNNGRQYVDAGTPNASGGFYTQEQARELVEYAAKKGINIIPEIEMPGHSEEVLAIYPELSCSGKPYTQSEFCIGNEKTFEFLKNVLDEVIAIFPSPYIHIGGDEADKKHWKTCPKCQALKTKEGLKSEEELQSYLIKQIDEYVQSKGRKIIGWDEILEGGLTKGATVMSWRGESGGINSANAGHDVIMTPGSHLYFDSYQTDPRTQPETIGGYLPISKVYEYNPIPSGIQEDKIKHVLGAQGNLWAEYMPNYFQLEYMAFPRALALSEVVWTKSDLKNWPNFHKRLQSHYKILQHFDINYYRPSYNVKGTVVFDEKKGSNNVTLSTEQLHASNIRYTIDGSKPTYQATPYNNSFDLSVPAIIKAAYFLDSTQVGPIETIQLDVHKAIGKTVTYNNTWSDGYPAQQELTLTNGIKGGLTYQDGQWQGFLKDLDVVVDFERREEISSVAMNFMQITGPGVYMPGEFKVLLSENGRTFREVGIVQNDVSDQDPTLTFKRFELKLAKPQHARYVRVVATNPKKGFLFADELIVY encoded by the coding sequence ATGCGATTTAGCCATTCAATAACTTTGGTACTATTAGCGGGGTTGTTGCCTCTGAATATATTTGCACAACAAAATTTCGACTTAATCCCTAAACCGGCAAGTCTGACCTTAGCGGTAGGAACCTATCACATACCGACTCATCCCAAAATCTTTGTTTCACAAGATTTTGTAAGTGCGAGTCAATTATTAGCCGAACACCCTGCAATTGCATCCTTAACCACTGAAATTGTAAAAAAGATCAAGAAAGCACCTAAGGAAGGTATTCGTATCTTAAAAGCTGAAGACTCCGATAAATTGGACAAATCAGCATATCGTATCGCCATCAGCGAAAAAGGAATCGTCGTACTGGCGCATGAAGTTGCTCCAGTTATCAATGCAATCTACACATTAGTCCAATTGGGTTATTTACAAGACGATCCAACACAAATTGCTGCACTAGATATAGAAGACAAGCCTACTTTTTCTTATCGCGGACTTCATTTAGACCCATCTCGACACTTTATTCCTTTCAATATCATGAAGAAATTTGTGGACATTATGGCGATCTACAAATTCAATAATTTACACTGGCACCTCACCGATGGTGCAGGATGGAGATTAGAAATCAAACAATATCCAGAACTGACCAAGAAAGCAGCGTGGCGTACACATGTCAAATGGAAAGATTGGTGGAATAATGGCCGTCAATATGTTGATGCAGGAACGCCAAATGCCAGCGGTGGATTTTACACACAAGAACAAGCGCGCGAGTTAGTAGAATATGCTGCTAAAAAAGGAATAAATATTATTCCGGAAATCGAGATGCCTGGACATTCAGAAGAAGTGTTGGCAATTTATCCCGAATTATCGTGTTCGGGCAAACCCTATACCCAATCAGAATTTTGTATAGGCAATGAAAAAACTTTTGAATTTTTAAAAAATGTACTGGATGAAGTCATTGCAATATTCCCTTCCCCTTATATTCACATTGGTGGCGATGAGGCCGATAAAAAACATTGGAAAACTTGTCCTAAATGTCAAGCATTAAAAACAAAAGAAGGCTTAAAATCTGAAGAAGAATTACAAAGTTATCTCATTAAACAAATTGATGAATATGTTCAATCCAAAGGTCGCAAGATCATTGGTTGGGACGAGATTTTAGAAGGCGGTTTGACAAAAGGTGCGACGGTCATGAGCTGGAGAGGTGAATCTGGCGGAATCAACTCAGCCAATGCAGGTCATGATGTGATCATGACTCCAGGATCTCACCTTTATTTTGACTCCTACCAGACAGATCCGAGAACACAACCCGAGACCATAGGTGGATATCTTCCGATCAGCAAAGTCTACGAATATAACCCGATCCCAAGTGGTATTCAAGAAGATAAAATAAAACATGTATTAGGAGCTCAAGGTAACTTATGGGCAGAATATATGCCTAACTATTTTCAACTCGAATACATGGCTTTTCCCAGAGCATTAGCTTTATCGGAAGTGGTATGGACAAAATCGGATCTTAAAAATTGGCCAAATTTTCATAAGCGACTGCAATCGCACTACAAAATCTTACAGCACTTTGATATCAACTACTATCGACCATCCTACAATGTTAAAGGAACTGTCGTATTTGACGAAAAGAAGGGATCTAATAACGTTACCTTAAGTACCGAGCAATTGCATGCCAGCAATATCCGCTACACGATAGATGGATCAAAACCGACCTACCAGGCGACTCCTTATAACAACTCGTTTGATCTATCTGTACCAGCAATTATAAAAGCGGCTTATTTCTTGGACTCTACTCAAGTCGGACCGATCGAAACGATTCAATTGGATGTGCATAAAGCGATCGGAAAAACGGTTACCTACAATAACACATGGAGTGATGGTTATCCTGCACAACAGGAATTGACGTTAACAAATGGAATCAAAGGCGGACTGACATACCAAGATGGTCAATGGCAGGGATTTTTGAAAGATCTCGATGTAGTTGTTGATTTTGAGCGCCGTGAAGAAATCAGTAGTGTGGCGATGAACTTCATGCAAATTACCGGTCCAGGAGTATATATGCCGGGAGAATTTAAAGTATTATTATCCGAAAATGGTCGTACATTTAGAGAAGTAGGTATCGTTCAAAATGATGTCTCAGACCAAGATCCGACATTAACATTTAAACGGTTTGAACTTAAATTGGCAAAGCCGCAGCATGCACGTTATGTTCGTGTTGTAGCGACAAATCCTAAAAAAGGATTTCTGTTTGCAGATGAACTGATTGTGTATTAA
- a CDS encoding HlyD family secretion protein, translating to MRKFIYILVIAAFIQGCSHDAPLKNSFEGKIERDQIAVTTKIPGKVHQILVSEGDVVQAGDTLMILEFPEVEAKSIQAKGALESAEAQYNMAVKGATDNQLKQLRAKRDGLREQYQFAEKSLTRMQNLIKDSLVAQQQYDEVYMKFQGAKNQYLAVQAELADAENGARIEQQKMALGQKERAIGAVSEVDVATKERFIIAPQNMTVETINLKIGELALAGYSLVSGYLIDGTFFRVTIPEKQLHNLTVGSKQTLSFPYLKDKKIAAEVVSIKALSSYANIATAYPDFEQQESLFEVKLKPVQKDDAQQLLTKATFILHLDTTK from the coding sequence ATGAGAAAATTTATATATATCCTAGTCATCGCAGCATTTATACAGGGGTGTAGTCATGATGCACCTCTCAAAAATTCTTTTGAAGGAAAGATTGAGCGGGATCAAATTGCTGTCACAACTAAGATTCCGGGAAAAGTACATCAAATATTGGTGAGTGAAGGAGATGTTGTACAAGCTGGCGACACCTTGATGATTCTCGAATTTCCAGAAGTGGAGGCTAAGTCCATTCAAGCAAAGGGTGCGCTTGAGTCTGCTGAGGCGCAATATAATATGGCTGTAAAAGGAGCAACTGATAACCAGTTGAAGCAATTGCGTGCTAAACGGGATGGACTGCGAGAGCAATATCAATTTGCAGAGAAATCATTGACAAGAATGCAAAACCTCATTAAAGATTCTTTGGTGGCACAGCAACAGTATGATGAAGTTTACATGAAATTTCAAGGGGCAAAGAATCAATACTTAGCAGTACAAGCGGAGTTGGCCGATGCGGAAAACGGTGCGCGTATAGAACAGCAGAAGATGGCTTTGGGACAAAAGGAGCGCGCTATTGGTGCTGTTTCTGAGGTCGATGTTGCCACTAAAGAGCGTTTTATCATCGCACCTCAAAATATGACTGTAGAAACAATCAATTTGAAAATTGGTGAACTTGCTTTGGCAGGGTATAGTTTAGTTTCGGGATATCTCATTGATGGTACATTCTTTAGGGTAACAATTCCTGAAAAACAATTGCATAATCTGACTGTTGGCAGTAAACAGACGCTATCTTTTCCTTATCTCAAGGATAAAAAAATAGCGGCAGAGGTGGTTTCGATTAAAGCTTTGAGTTCATATGCTAATATTGCGACTGCGTATCCTGATTTTGAACAGCAAGAATCATTATTTGAAGTGAAATTGAAACCGGTTCAAAAAGATGATGCGCAGCAATTGTTGACAAAAGCGACGTTTATCCTTCACCTCGATACTACAAAATAA
- a CDS encoding AAA family ATPase: MSTSNPDLIKIAVVGPESTGKSTIAQAVARHFDTVCVPEYAREYCKNLHNEYTLQDEVNMYYGQIALENTLIPLAKNNLLICDTTIMTIKIWCDYLFGDTPQDVKEEINNRHYDLYLLMDIDLPWEEDPLRDFPEHREHFMGVWESELKSLKANYIIISGLGDERLKNALEAINRK; this comes from the coding sequence ATGAGTACATCAAATCCAGACTTAATAAAAATCGCCGTTGTAGGACCTGAATCAACAGGAAAATCTACTATAGCACAAGCAGTAGCACGACATTTTGATACTGTCTGTGTCCCAGAATACGCACGAGAATATTGCAAAAACTTACATAATGAATATACCTTGCAGGATGAGGTCAATATGTACTATGGTCAAATAGCACTGGAAAATACGCTGATCCCACTAGCAAAAAATAATTTGCTTATTTGTGATACGACCATCATGACCATTAAAATATGGTGTGATTATTTATTTGGCGATACGCCTCAAGACGTGAAGGAGGAGATTAACAATCGCCATTATGACCTCTATCTCCTGATGGATATTGATCTTCCATGGGAAGAAGATCCATTGCGCGACTTCCCTGAGCATCGCGAACACTTTATGGGCGTGTGGGAATCCGAACTAAAATCCTTGAAGGCGAACTATATCATCATATCCGGATTAGGTGATGAAAGACTTAAAAATGCACTAGAAGCTATTAACAGAAAATAA
- a CDS encoding ABC transporter permease yields the protein MRTFLSLLKREFQLFFQNKVLLMLFVGAPILYGVLIGAVYQKGKVTHLPIIVVDQDRSPLSKQLITMFNESEVIYVAAILPDAFNAKQEALKHEATVVVQIPKNFDSDVNYNRSTELTFFVNAANTLTSNYASMAANVCAATLKAGIQIKAQQKKGVPEYVATQQYEPFKTTIIRQNIKSGNYLYFMLPGVLLTVLQQVMMLALALSFASEFEKGTFKDLVSKSSNVLLLILVKIAPFLLMSIGIYILYYGFSIFYRMPLHIPMAPFLFGTILFLLAVSFIGILVSIIIPSQLKATEILMVIATPSFILSGFTWPLSQMPDWVVHISKLIPLTHYLEIFRVLVIEQGTVENVRSSIAALAWTTVICFILSFVLLYLKVKKTKKEGRAPATSDI from the coding sequence ATGCGTACATTCCTATCCTTATTAAAGCGAGAATTTCAACTCTTTTTCCAAAATAAAGTGTTGCTCATGCTTTTCGTGGGAGCGCCTATTTTATACGGTGTTTTAATTGGTGCTGTCTATCAAAAGGGTAAAGTAACCCATTTGCCTATAATCGTGGTGGATCAAGACCGAAGCCCGCTGAGTAAACAACTGATCACGATGTTTAATGAAAGTGAAGTCATTTATGTAGCTGCTATTTTGCCTGATGCGTTTAATGCAAAACAAGAGGCACTGAAACATGAAGCTACGGTAGTGGTTCAAATTCCTAAAAATTTTGATTCGGATGTGAACTATAATAGAAGCACAGAATTAACATTTTTTGTCAATGCTGCCAATACCTTGACATCCAACTATGCAAGTATGGCTGCAAATGTTTGCGCTGCAACGCTAAAGGCAGGAATTCAAATAAAAGCGCAACAGAAAAAAGGTGTTCCTGAATATGTCGCAACTCAGCAATATGAACCTTTTAAAACGACTATCATACGGCAGAATATTAAAAGTGGCAATTATTTGTATTTTATGCTACCTGGTGTTCTTTTGACTGTACTACAACAAGTCATGATGCTTGCCTTAGCATTAAGTTTTGCTTCTGAATTTGAAAAGGGAACATTTAAAGATTTAGTCTCAAAATCGTCGAATGTACTCTTATTGATATTGGTTAAGATAGCCCCTTTCTTATTGATGTCTATTGGGATATATATCCTCTATTATGGTTTTTCAATTTTTTACCGGATGCCATTGCATATACCTATGGCACCTTTTCTCTTTGGGACCATACTATTTCTACTTGCTGTCAGCTTTATTGGCATATTGGTCAGCATCATAATCCCTAGCCAGCTTAAAGCGACTGAGATCCTGATGGTGATCGCTACACCAAGTTTTATCTTGAGCGGTTTTACTTGGCCTTTAAGTCAAATGCCGGATTGGGTCGTCCATATTTCAAAATTGATACCTCTGACACATTATTTGGAAATATTTAGGGTTCTGGTCATTGAACAAGGTACAGTGGAAAATGTGCGGTCATCTATTGCTGCACTTGCATGGACGACTGTGATTTGCTTTATTCTTTCATTTGTTTTATTATATCTGAAAGTGAAAAAAACAAAGAAAGAGGGGAGAGCACCTGCTACAAGTGATATCTAA
- a CDS encoding BrxA/BrxB family bacilliredoxin, whose product MYPEYLVEPMRKELTDVGFEELKSAEQVDAAIATEGTVFVVVNSVCGCAAANARPAAKAAVKNEKRPTKFVTVFAGMEKDAVDKARNYMLPYPPSSPAMALFKDGKLVHMIERHMIEGRSAQMIADNLVAAFDEYC is encoded by the coding sequence ATGTATCCAGAATATTTAGTAGAACCAATGCGTAAGGAGCTTACAGATGTAGGTTTCGAAGAGTTAAAATCTGCAGAGCAAGTTGATGCAGCTATCGCTACTGAAGGTACAGTATTTGTCGTTGTAAACTCAGTATGTGGTTGTGCAGCAGCAAATGCCCGTCCTGCAGCTAAAGCGGCAGTAAAAAATGAAAAACGTCCTACTAAATTTGTAACGGTATTTGCAGGTATGGAAAAAGACGCCGTTGATAAAGCTAGAAACTATATGTTGCCTTATCCTCCATCTTCTCCTGCAATGGCTCTGTTCAAAGATGGTAAATTAGTTCATATGATAGAAAGACATATGATTGAGGGTCGCTCTGCACAAATGATTGCTGACAATTTAGTTGCAGCATTTGACGAGTACTGCTAA
- the ahcY gene encoding adenosylhomocysteinase, translated as MSSVASTYVPYKVKDISLAEWGRKEIELAEAEMPGLMSLRAEFGAAKPLKGARIAGCLHMTIQTAVLIETLVELGADVTWSSCNIFSTQDHAAAAIAAAGIPVYAWKGMNEEEFNWCIEQTLFFGEDRQPLNMILDDGGDLTNMVFDKYPELIAEIKGLSEETTTGVHRLYERMKNGTLHLPAINVNDSVTKSKFDNKYGCRESLVDAIRRATDLMLAGKVAVVAGFGDVGKGSAESLRSAGVRVIVTEIDPICALQAAMEGFEVKKFADAVKEANIVVTTTGNKDIVRAEHFKTMKDKTVVCNIGHFDNEIDVAWLNSNYGNTKIEIKPQVDKYTIDGVDIILLAEGRLVNLGCATGHPSFVMSNSFTNQTLAQLELWTNTAAYENKVYTLPKYLDEKVARLHLAHIGVELDVLTEEQAAYIGVTVDGPFKAEAYRY; from the coding sequence ATGTCATCAGTAGCAAGTACATACGTACCATACAAAGTTAAGGATATCAGCCTTGCTGAATGGGGTCGTAAAGAAATAGAATTAGCGGAAGCTGAAATGCCTGGCTTAATGAGCCTTCGTGCTGAGTTTGGTGCAGCAAAACCATTAAAAGGTGCGCGTATTGCTGGTTGTCTTCACATGACTATCCAAACTGCGGTGCTTATAGAAACTTTGGTTGAATTGGGTGCTGATGTAACTTGGTCATCTTGTAATATCTTTTCTACTCAAGATCATGCTGCTGCTGCTATTGCCGCTGCAGGTATTCCTGTTTATGCTTGGAAAGGTATGAATGAAGAGGAATTTAACTGGTGCATCGAGCAAACGTTATTCTTCGGTGAAGATCGTCAACCCTTAAACATGATCTTAGATGATGGTGGTGATTTGACAAATATGGTGTTTGATAAATACCCGGAATTGATTGCTGAAATCAAAGGTTTATCGGAAGAAACAACAACAGGTGTTCACCGTTTATACGAGCGTATGAAAAATGGTACACTTCATTTACCTGCGATCAATGTCAATGATTCGGTTACGAAATCTAAATTTGATAATAAATATGGTTGCCGCGAGTCATTAGTTGATGCGATCCGCCGTGCGACCGATTTGATGTTAGCAGGTAAAGTAGCTGTAGTGGCTGGTTTTGGTGATGTAGGTAAAGGTTCTGCTGAATCATTACGTTCGGCTGGTGTACGTGTTATCGTGACAGAAATCGATCCAATCTGTGCACTACAAGCAGCAATGGAAGGCTTTGAAGTGAAAAAATTTGCTGATGCAGTGAAAGAAGCAAATATCGTTGTGACGACTACGGGTAATAAAGATATCGTTCGTGCTGAGCATTTCAAAACAATGAAAGATAAAACAGTTGTTTGTAATATTGGTCACTTTGATAACGAGATTGATGTAGCTTGGTTAAATAGCAATTACGGTAATACTAAAATTGAGATCAAACCTCAAGTGGATAAATACACGATCGATGGTGTGGATATTATTTTATTGGCAGAAGGTAGATTGGTGAATTTAGGCTGTGCTACTGGACACCCTTCATTTGTGATGTCTAATTCATTCACTAACCAAACGTTAGCGCAATTGGAATTATGGACAAATACTGCTGCTTATGAAAATAAAGTATATACCCTTCCAAAATATTTGGATGAAAAAGTAGCACGTTTACATTTAGCGCATATCGGTGTTGAATTAGACGTATTGACCGAAGAGCAAGCTGCTTATATTGGTGTTACTGTTGATGGTCCGTTTAAAGCTGAAGCTTACCGTTACTAA